One Gimesia aquarii DNA segment encodes these proteins:
- a CDS encoding Gfo/Idh/MocA family protein has protein sequence MATGFGIVGCGMISNFHAMALAEIRGVKLVACFDRFAGSADKFAEANGCTAYHDLDEMLADPKVDVVTICTPSGAHMDPAVAAAKAGKHVVVEKPLEITLKRCDAIINACKKNKVQLATIMPSRFGAANQELKKAIEKGRFGKLTLGDTYVKWWRTQEYYDSGGWRGTWQLDGGGAYMNQAIHNVDLLYWFMGEVADVNGMTGTLAHKRIEVEDTGVATIRFKNGALGVIEATTSVYPGLLKKTEISGTEGTVIIEQDDVLHWEFAKKNARDQKIRTELAKKSGNTGGASDPSAISYAGHMEQLKDFIKSIKTGKKPLVDGNDGRKSVEIILAIYQSSWTGKQVSLPLKRDPKIPNQKKK, from the coding sequence ATGGCAACAGGTTTTGGAATTGTCGGCTGTGGCATGATTTCGAACTTTCATGCAATGGCTCTCGCAGAAATTCGGGGAGTTAAACTAGTCGCCTGCTTTGATCGGTTTGCGGGATCGGCTGATAAGTTTGCGGAAGCGAATGGTTGCACGGCCTATCATGATTTGGACGAAATGCTGGCAGATCCGAAAGTGGATGTTGTCACGATTTGCACTCCCAGTGGTGCGCATATGGATCCGGCAGTAGCCGCCGCGAAGGCGGGCAAGCATGTTGTGGTCGAAAAGCCCTTGGAAATTACCCTCAAACGATGTGATGCGATCATCAATGCCTGTAAGAAGAATAAAGTTCAGCTTGCAACCATTATGCCATCTCGCTTCGGAGCCGCTAATCAGGAACTAAAAAAAGCGATTGAGAAGGGACGCTTTGGAAAACTAACATTAGGCGATACTTATGTGAAATGGTGGCGCACTCAGGAATACTATGACAGCGGCGGATGGCGTGGGACCTGGCAATTGGATGGGGGCGGTGCCTATATGAATCAGGCGATCCATAATGTTGACCTCTTGTATTGGTTCATGGGGGAAGTTGCTGACGTGAATGGAATGACCGGAACATTGGCCCATAAACGGATCGAAGTGGAAGATACAGGAGTCGCCACAATCCGGTTCAAAAACGGGGCACTGGGGGTCATCGAAGCGACGACCAGCGTTTATCCAGGTCTGCTCAAGAAAACAGAAATCTCCGGTACAGAGGGGACTGTGATTATTGAACAGGATGATGTCCTGCATTGGGAATTTGCGAAAAAGAATGCCCGTGATCAAAAAATTCGTACGGAACTCGCTAAGAAAAGTGGAAATACAGGCGGCGCAAGTGACCCTTCTGCTATTTCCTATGCGGGCCATATGGAACAGTTGAAGGACTTTATCAAATCGATCAAGACCGGAAAAAAACCATTGGTTGATGGTAACGATGGTCGTAAGAGTGTGGAAATCATTCTGGCCATCTATCAATCTTCATGGACTGGTAAGCAGGTTTCCCTGCCACTCAAGAGAGATCCCAAAATTCCAAATCAGAAGAAGAAATAA
- the tyrS gene encoding tyrosine--tRNA ligase, whose product MQFLPVEEQLAVIRRGVEKIVPEQELAEKLKWSRETGTPLRVKYGIDPTGIDLHLGHTVPMRKMRQFQELGHQAVIIIGNYTALVGDPSGRDETRARLTTEQVEANAIDYLNQVGKVIDLEHAEVVRNGDWFSKMSFAEILELCSKVTVAQLLTRDDFSKRYREEAAIYLHECLYPIMQAWDSVEIKADIELGGTEQLYSFMLARDLQKDQGLHQQVSVMSPILVGTDGVRRMGKSLGNYIGISESPYDMMKKFMQLSDDSMQMFFELLTDFPLDEVTSILQGHPKEAKVRLAKTIITEYHSASAADEAAERWQREIGSGGLPSEIPVVKVSKSELNEDATLPAANLLKQVGLCASTSDARRSIQQGGAKMGEEKSKIETHDQAIRVESGLLLWVGKKRFCQIELVE is encoded by the coding sequence ATGCAATTTTTGCCTGTTGAAGAGCAATTGGCTGTAATCCGTCGCGGTGTCGAAAAGATTGTCCCTGAGCAGGAACTGGCGGAAAAACTGAAATGGAGTCGAGAAACAGGTACTCCGTTACGCGTCAAATATGGGATTGATCCCACAGGCATTGACCTACATCTGGGGCACACTGTTCCGATGCGGAAGATGCGACAATTTCAGGAATTGGGACATCAAGCCGTCATAATTATCGGTAATTATACTGCTCTGGTAGGAGACCCCAGCGGCAGGGACGAAACACGGGCACGTCTGACAACCGAACAGGTAGAAGCGAATGCGATTGATTACCTGAATCAGGTGGGCAAAGTAATTGATCTGGAACATGCAGAAGTCGTTCGGAATGGCGACTGGTTCAGTAAAATGAGCTTTGCGGAAATTTTGGAACTCTGTAGTAAAGTCACAGTGGCCCAGTTACTGACCCGAGATGATTTTTCGAAGCGGTATCGTGAAGAAGCAGCGATTTATCTGCATGAGTGTCTTTATCCTATTATGCAGGCCTGGGATTCCGTTGAGATCAAAGCAGACATTGAATTAGGCGGAACCGAACAGCTTTACTCCTTTATGTTAGCACGTGATTTGCAAAAAGATCAGGGATTGCATCAGCAGGTCAGTGTGATGTCGCCGATTCTAGTGGGTACGGATGGCGTTCGTCGAATGGGAAAAAGTCTGGGGAACTATATTGGGATTAGTGAATCTCCCTACGACATGATGAAAAAGTTCATGCAACTTTCTGATGACAGTATGCAGATGTTTTTTGAATTGCTGACCGATTTTCCTTTGGATGAAGTGACCTCGATCTTGCAAGGTCATCCCAAAGAAGCCAAAGTACGCTTGGCGAAAACGATTATCACCGAATACCACAGTGCTTCTGCAGCTGACGAAGCAGCCGAACGCTGGCAACGTGAAATCGGATCAGGAGGTTTACCATCTGAAATTCCTGTTGTGAAAGTATCAAAATCGGAACTCAATGAAGATGCCACTTTACCTGCAGCGAATTTACTGAAGCAGGTTGGATTATGTGCCTCTACCAGTGATGCCCGGCGGTCGATTCAACAGGGTGGGGCCAAAATGGGGGAAGAGAAGTCGAAAATCGAAACCCATGATCAGGCGATTCGTGTGGAATCGGGTTTGTTGCTCTGGGTGGGCAAGAAGCGATTCTGTCAGATTGAATTAGTCGAGTAA